A stretch of DNA from Malus sylvestris chromosome 9, drMalSylv7.2, whole genome shotgun sequence:
GGTCACCAACTAGGTCCGTTATATTGGCTTGTATATGTAGATGTTATTATCGGTAACttcattttattattgaatGCTTTCTGTCATTCCAAGTATATGGTCATCTGTACTGGTTCTGGCACTAGGTTTTCTACCTTATATCGTCAAATCTTGGGGATAGTCATTATAGCATTGAGATCAATCACCACTGGACCCTATAACACACACTTCTTGTATCTTCCTGTGAGAACATCCTCCACTAATTATACTGCAAGTCGTAGTGAAGTCGTCGAAAATGAACCATTTGTATCATAGCTGGCTCCATTTGTGTATCAGTGTGATTAATATATGTATGCTACCTGGTCGAGCTATATGGTTTTCTAGCTTCGTGTACACTataattcttttgtttttccttattCCCTTCCCACTAAGAGTTTGTTTGACTCTTTGCAGCACCACTTTCAGAAACTGAAACAGCCTTAATGGAGCACTGAAACTGAATTTTGAGCAACCTGAATTATCGGTCAAGGAGCTATTTGGTCACTGCGATGGTTTTGTTTCCATTTCCGGGGACACTTTCCACTTTCCCAAATTATTGTTGACAACTTGACATGCCTGTATCATTTCTTTGATGTTCTGTACATTTCCCCCCTCCAACTCAGCGCAGTTCAATTGTTTGGAGGAAACCGTGAACCTTCCTAGCAGTGCTGTTGTACATGCTTGACAATGGCTCCGAACCGAAATGATTGTATCATGTTGAAGTTCCACTGCTCCCAACGAGATGTAAGCTGCAGACATTTCCTGGGGTGATTTTGTCCATGGATGATTAGGAAACTACAATGTGGCGACTTATGCACGTGTACTTCTTAGCCCCGCCCTGTGCAGCGATCGATCTTTCGAGTTTCATGCTTCAGGTAACTGACAAGATTGGTTGTTGGTCTGATTTTTACATGTATCTGATTAATCTGACCTAAATGTAAGTTGCTGAAACGTCAAAGATGTGAGAAGTAGTTGTTGAACCATAGGGGTTTActatctttgtttttttgcTTTAATATTCTTTTAGAAGGGTAATTATTTCTTTTAAAATGCTGGAATTGTGAGTAAATGTCGTTGTTTAATCAAGTAAATGATGAATGATTACACAAAAGTTGGTTTTTCTGTCTTTTTCTTTGCCCTTTTGTACGAGAAAGTTTCAATCGCGTCGGCAACACGGTCTGtacaattttgttggaatttttaattttttttaaagttttcaacaaattatattattacacttgTGCTTCAAGCTGTGTTTCTGTCACAGtgaaaaatctttccttttataCATGTCATTTCGCTTTTTGTTTGTGGAGGGAAATGGTTGCCCTCTTAACGGGGCGCAAAGCAAGTCATAAGTCCAGTCGAGACAAAGCGGAAGAAAACGAAAAATGAGCTTCACATATGAATTATGATAATGAATGAGTTCTGTTAGCAGATATTTGCGTAGTCGCGTAGTCATATTGGTTATAATTACACTAGAAATCGCAAATTAAACTCCAGAATTTAATTAATGTAGGTTCAAATTTGTGATAATCAGACAATCTTATCGAAATTTGAACCGCTGCAGTTCACACTGCACAGTGACATCTCACTCGGCTTTGTCTAGTGCTAAAATTACAATTTCAACCTTTCACTTTCTTCTCCAAAGACCCCTTCCAACTGAAAGTGTCCGTAGATTGGAAGGCTATTTTAGTCAAATGCGACTCTCGACTCTCGTCATCTGCAGTGAATCAAAGTGGGAGCAAGGAGGAACAGTTTTGGTCTTTTTTGAGGTTGAAACTTTAAATTCCTGATCAAaagtcttttttatttatttttaatacatcgatatttttacactaaaagaaaTGAGAGTTCGGTTAAGCAACATAATGGATaacttaatttggtattgaattcgtcATTCACCTCTCATTtccaaatgaaaaagaataccaTCAAATTGTAGTATTCAATGGCAATTCCTGATCAAagttaaaacaaataaattaataaataatactataaattttacaattttattatttattttgtaatcAAAACCATAAATTTTACAATtttcatgtaaaaaaaaaagaaagaaaaatcatcCGACAAAAACAAAAGAGCTTACAGCCGCCAAAGATTTGCTGTTCTTCAACACCCCTCCCACCCCACCTTTTTCCTATTTCTCTCTATCTCCAAAAGGCAAGACAAGAAACAACAGCTCCGACCTCTCTCTCTGTAAGTATCTCCGAACATTTCATTATTTTCTCCGAAAATTGACTATCTGTTCCCTTCATTGCATGTTTTTCCAGCTCTGCAATAACTTTCCACTTTCTGGCTCTGAAATTTGCGCATGTTAATCTTTGTCGGAGAATGCCAAATGGGTTTTCCAGATCATGTCCGGATCTTGTTTTTTCATGATCCAGCTGAATTTCTTGTCAATTTTGGTGAAAAGGGGCAAAATTTCAGcgtatttttcgttttttttatgTGGGTTTTTGCACAAGTCAAACTTTCTAATCTTGGAACACAAATTCGATTGTTTTGAGGATTCCTACATCGGGGGTTTCCCGATACAGGTTGTGATGTTTGATTGTTTGTTGTAAAAAGTCAAGCTTTACCTGGATTTTGCTTTGGCTAATGGATCAGAGATTAAAGTTTAGCAAAGCTGttgtttttgcattgtttagTTAATCAAAGATTGGAAATTTCTAGTAATCTGTTTAATTTTCGGGTCCGAATGGATTTTTATATGCAGCTTTGTTCTCATTTGAGGTGGGTTTGGTATCACTGCTCCGGATTTCCCCAACTGGGTTGGAACATTGGTTTCTAATTAAGGGGAAGTCACTGTGTTTACCAAGGAAAGGCATGAGAAGTTTATAGGTTTCGGTTCTTGCTTCTTTGTGCCGGATTTTGGCTTTGTGTTTCTGGGGTTTTCTAGCCTGATTGGACTTGTCTTTCGGGTATACCGATGCTGTGTTTGCTCTAGTAGCTTTTCCTTTGTCGATTGAGTTATGATCAAACAGATACTTAATAGGCTCCCGAGGAAGCCCAAGTCATCTGAGCATCGTGTGGGAGGATCCTCTACCTCTAATTCAAATGTTTCCACCGGTTCAAGAGGCAACTCTATATCAAGTAACAAGTATGCGAGCTCGAGTACTACATCTTTTTCGAGCGCTAATTCTACTCCAAACTTTGGAGTAAATGTGACTTCGAAGCTTAATGGGAACTCATTGGCTTATGAGGCATTGCCTAGCTTCAAAGATGTCCCGAATGCAGAGAAGCAGAATTTGTTGATAAAAAAGTTGAACTTGTGTTGTGTTGTCTTTGACTTCAATGACCCGACAAAGAACATCAAGGAAAAGGAGATCAAGCGTCAGACATTGGTAGAGCTTGTGGATTACATTGCTTCTGCTAATGGGAAATTCTCAGAAACCGTCATGCAAGAAATCGTAAAGATGGTGAGCATAAATTTATTTAGAACACTCACTTCTACACCCCTTGAAAACAAAGCATTAGAGTCCTTTGAGTTAGAAGAGGAAGAGCCTTCGATGGACCCAGCATGGCCGCACTTGCAAATTGTGTATGAATTCTTCCTGAGGTTTGTTGCATCACCTGAGACGGATGCAAAGTTGGCTAAGAGATACATAGATCACTCCTTTGTTCTCAGGTTGTTAGGTCTTTTTGATTCAGAGGACCACAGAGAGAGGGATTACTTGAAAACAGTTCTGCACCGCATCTATGGGAAATTTATGGTCCACCGCCCGTTCATCCGCAAAGCAATCAACAACATCttctatcattttatttttgaaactgaaAAGCATAATGGGATTGCAGAGCTGTTAGAGATTTTGGGAAGTATAATAAATGGTTTTGCTCTGCCGCTGAAAGAAGAGCACAAACTCTTTCTTGTTCGAGTGCTTATTCCACTTCACAAACCAAAGTGCATACCCTTGTACCACCAGCAGTTGTCGTACTGCATTACTCAATTTGTGGAGAAAGACTGCAAACTTGCTGATACAATAATTCGGGGTTTACTCAAATATTGGCCTATTACCAATAGTTCTAAGGAGGTCATGTTCTTA
This window harbors:
- the LOC126582219 gene encoding serine/threonine protein phosphatase 2A 57 kDa regulatory subunit B' theta isoform-like — encoded protein: MIKQILNRLPRKPKSSEHRVGGSSTSNSNVSTGSRGNSISSNKYASSSTTSFSSANSTPNFGVNVTSKLNGNSLAYEALPSFKDVPNAEKQNLLIKKLNLCCVVFDFNDPTKNIKEKEIKRQTLVELVDYIASANGKFSETVMQEIVKMVSINLFRTLTSTPLENKALESFELEEEEPSMDPAWPHLQIVYEFFLRFVASPETDAKLAKRYIDHSFVLRLLGLFDSEDHRERDYLKTVLHRIYGKFMVHRPFIRKAINNIFYHFIFETEKHNGIAELLEILGSIINGFALPLKEEHKLFLVRVLIPLHKPKCIPLYHQQLSYCITQFVEKDCKLADTIIRGLLKYWPITNSSKEVMFLGELEEVLEATQPAEFQRCMVPLFRQIGRCLSSSHFQVAERALFLWNNDHIVNLIKQNRHVLLPIIFPSLEKNARNHWNQAVQSLTLNVRKIFSDIDPELFEECLLKFQEDEAQETVNSEKRHDTWKRLEEIAAKNATSNEAVLVSPKGATGKPSG